A genomic stretch from Oreochromis aureus strain Israel breed Guangdong linkage group 17, ZZ_aureus, whole genome shotgun sequence includes:
- the LOC116326133 gene encoding filamin-A-like, with amino-acid sequence MKTSQWFPLWRPPTLRGLQRTSSSTWCLILKKCDQGSDFTVKVTGEGRMKASVTRKRTAASVAKVDSQCDLSLKIPEISIAEGTAQVTRPSGQVNKADTMEGENNTCCICFVPSETGVHAVCVKYNGTPGSNFTYNYTVAVFDTGGCLGWYHRHRKKKIARTHAAPTSWGWGWHRHQFLWGVFTPRAPASCCLEHA; translated from the exons ATGAAAACTTCCCAATGGTTCCCACTCTGGAGACCTCCTACCTTGCGCGGGCTGCAAAGAACAAGTTCCTCAACTTGGTGCCTGATATTGAAGAAATGCGACCAGG GAAGTGATTTCACAGTGAAAGTAACAGGGGAGGGCAGAATGAAGGCGAGCGTTACCAGAAAGAGGACAGCAGCATCAGTTGCAAAGGTTGACAGCCAGTGTGATCTCAGCCTCAAGATCCCAG agaTCAGCATAGCAGAGGGGACCGCTCAGGTGACCAGACCCTCTGGACAGGTTAACAAGGCTGACACGATGGAGGGAGAGAATAACACCTGCTGCATTTGTTTTGTGCCTAGTGAGACTGGTGTGCATGCCGTGTGTGTGAAATACAATGGTACACCTGGTTCAAATTTCACATACAATTATACAGTAGCAGTTTTTGACACAGGCGGTTGCCTGGGGTGGTATCACAGGcatcgaaaaaaaaaaattgctcgtactcatgctgccccgacgtcatGGGGATggggatggcataggcaccAATTTCTCTGGGGAGTGTTCACACCCAGGGCGCCAGCATCCTGCTGTCTGGAGCATGCTTGA